The following is a genomic window from Gemmatimonadales bacterium.
GAGGACTCCAATGCGCGCAGTCGTGTTCACCGGCGCCGGCGGCACCGAGGTCATCCGCATCGCCCAGGTCCCGGCGCCGGCCGTGGGGGCGGGGCAGATCCGGGTGCGGGTCCGGGCCGCGGGGCTCAATCGCGCCGACATCCTTCAACGACGCGGCAGCTATCCCGCGCCGCACGGCTGGCCGGCGGACATTCCGGGGCTCGAGTATGCGGGCGAGGTGGAGGCGCTCCGAGAGGCGACCCGCTGGCGCGTGGGAGACCGCGTCATGGGCCTCGTGGGCGGAGGCGCGCAGGCCGAGCTCGTGGTCGTTGACGAGGACGAGGCGCTGCCGATTCCGCCGGGCCTCTCGTTCGAGGAGGCGGCCGGCATTCCGGAGGCGTTTCTCACGGCCTTCGACGCGCTCACGACTCGGGGCCGCGTCGCACCAGGCGACCGGGTGCTGATCCATGCGGTGGGGAGCGGCGTCGGCACCGCGGCCGCGCAGATCGCGAAGCATCTCGGCGCTACGGTGATCGGCACCTCACGCAGCGCGGACAAGCTGGCGCGGGCGGCGGTGTACGGGCTCGACGCCGGCATCGACACGAGCCGCACGCCGTTTCGTGAGGGCGTGGGCGCGCCGGTGGATGTGATCCTCGACGTGCTCGGCGGCGAGGCTTTCGCCGACAACTTGGCGGTGCTGGCAACGCGCGGCCGGCTCGTGATGCTCGGCTTTCTCACGGGCACGCGGGCCGACGCGGACCTCGGCCCGATTCTTCGAAAACGGCTCGAGGTGATCGGCACCGTGATGCGCGCCCGGAGCCACGAAGAGCGGGTGCCGCTCGTGCGGGAGTTCGCGCGTGGCATGCTGCCGCTCTTCGATCAGCGGGTGGAGCACGCGGCGCCGCTCCGGCCGGTGATCGAGCGGGTGTTTCCGATGGACCGTATCGCCGAGGCGCACGAAGCGCTCGAGCGGAACGAGACGTTTGGGAAGGTGGTGGTTGTCTGGTAGGCAGGCGCCGCGCTACGCGGCCGTGCCGTCGATCTGGCGCCGGCGGCGCATGCCTTCGGAAAGCGGGAATCCATGCCGCCGCTGCAAGACTTGCAGCCGCGTCATCACGGCATCGTGATACTTCCAGCCGGCCGATGCGCGGCGCGCGTAGTGCCGCTCGTATCGCTCGGCCAATTCGGGAAATTCACGCGCGAGAAACGGCAGGAAGCGGCGCCGCGCCGCGGGGTTGAGGCGGAGCGCCGCCCCGACCACGTAGCGGGCACCGGCTTCCTTGGCCGCAAGCAGGAGTGCGCTCAATTGGGCCGTGCCGTCGG
Proteins encoded in this region:
- a CDS encoding NAD(P)H-quinone oxidoreductase, producing the protein MRAVVFTGAGGTEVIRIAQVPAPAVGAGQIRVRVRAAGLNRADILQRRGSYPAPHGWPADIPGLEYAGEVEALREATRWRVGDRVMGLVGGGAQAELVVVDEDEALPIPPGLSFEEAAGIPEAFLTAFDALTTRGRVAPGDRVLIHAVGSGVGTAAAQIAKHLGATVIGTSRSADKLARAAVYGLDAGIDTSRTPFREGVGAPVDVILDVLGGEAFADNLAVLATRGRLVMLGFLTGTRADADLGPILRKRLEVIGTVMRARSHEERVPLVREFARGMLPLFDQRVEHAAPLRPVIERVFPMDRIAEAHEALERNETFGKVVVVW